In the genome of Defluviitalea raffinosedens, one region contains:
- a CDS encoding RidA family protein has translation MSNIKRYHVNEEYAWSEMVEAGDFVFLNFCVGNVGQSVEAQVHEALDEMERRLKEIGLTLESVVKVDVLLRDPWNIPVMEKVFKERFSGKYPARKTIQTDFAHIGGPEGLHVQMDAIAYKSE, from the coding sequence ATGTCTAATATTAAAAGATATCATGTTAATGAAGAATATGCATGGTCAGAAATGGTTGAGGCTGGAGATTTTGTGTTTTTGAATTTTTGTGTAGGAAATGTTGGACAATCTGTTGAAGCCCAGGTACATGAGGCTTTGGATGAAATGGAGCGTCGCCTGAAAGAGATTGGTTTGACATTAGAATCAGTGGTTAAAGTAGATGTTTTATTAAGAGATCCATGGAATATACCTGTCATGGAAAAAGTTTTTAAAGAACGTTTCTCTGGGAAGTATCCCGCAAGAAAAACCATCCAGACAGATTTTGCACATATTGGTGGTCCAGAAGGACTTCATGTACAAATGGATGCAATTGCATATAAAAGTGAGTAG
- a CDS encoding sensor histidine kinase has product MELAYRFFRKYFISTIFLLLFFLLFNMLLIIGVLLFANINSNHLEMPVKTISNLISVNDKGDIYSEDAVGKLLDQKQAWAMLLNDYGTVIWQYNMPSHLPKQYSSTDIAKFSRWYLNEYPTYVYEHSAGLLVIGCAPESIVKWNYSMNTKYTSLMLAGCVIIVIANVFLMLLLFWQNTQRVEKAITPILQGIEKISNGQEVSLPEKGELAEINHKLNNAGYHLLKKEQARAEWINGISHDIRTPLSIMLGYAGEIEDSDGVPEEIRKQACIIRQQGMKLRQLITDLNLVSKLEYSMQPLHLCTIDPVELTRQILVGYTENGLNEKYTLKLEANQNEIPGIQGDASLIARMLENLIQNSIKHNQEGCHIVISIQSGEGKCIINVSDDGKGATESKLMQLNRGTILEETYEVNSETPHGLDLRLVHQIVKAHNGVIQFSNRNPHGFSVTIEFPARHE; this is encoded by the coding sequence ATGGAGCTTGCATATCGTTTCTTTCGAAAATATTTTATCTCTACTATTTTCCTCCTCCTTTTTTTTCTTTTATTTAATATGTTACTGATTATAGGTGTTTTACTCTTTGCCAACATTAATTCAAACCACCTCGAAATGCCAGTAAAAACCATCAGTAATCTTATTTCTGTGAATGATAAGGGAGATATATATTCTGAAGATGCTGTGGGGAAATTATTAGATCAGAAACAAGCTTGGGCCATGCTGTTAAATGACTATGGAACCGTAATATGGCAGTACAACATGCCAAGTCATCTGCCCAAGCAGTACTCGTCTACAGACATAGCAAAATTCAGCCGATGGTATCTTAATGAATATCCTACTTATGTGTATGAACATTCAGCTGGTTTATTGGTTATTGGGTGTGCCCCTGAGAGCATTGTGAAATGGAACTATTCAATGAATACAAAATATACTTCTCTTATGCTGGCAGGCTGTGTCATTATTGTCATAGCAAATGTTTTTCTGATGCTTCTTTTATTTTGGCAGAACACTCAAAGGGTCGAAAAAGCAATTACTCCAATTTTACAGGGGATTGAAAAAATCTCTAACGGACAAGAAGTTTCTCTGCCGGAAAAAGGAGAATTAGCCGAAATCAACCACAAACTGAATAATGCCGGATATCACCTTTTAAAAAAAGAGCAAGCCAGAGCAGAATGGATTAATGGAATTTCCCATGATATACGAACTCCTCTTTCCATTATGCTTGGGTATGCTGGTGAAATTGAAGACAGTGATGGTGTCCCTGAAGAAATCAGAAAGCAAGCCTGCATCATTCGACAACAAGGAATGAAACTTCGCCAACTCATAACCGACTTAAATCTGGTCTCAAAACTGGAATATTCCATGCAACCTCTTCATTTATGCACCATTGATCCTGTTGAGCTGACCAGGCAAATACTGGTTGGATACACAGAGAATGGATTGAATGAAAAATATACTTTGAAGTTAGAAGCAAATCAGAACGAGATACCTGGCATACAGGGAGATGCCTCTTTGATTGCCCGTATGCTGGAAAATCTGATTCAAAACAGCATCAAGCATAATCAGGAAGGCTGCCATATTGTCATATCAATTCAATCTGGTGAGGGTAAATGTATTATTAACGTATCTGATGACGGTAAGGGAGCGACAGAATCAAAACTTATGCAATTAAATAGAGGAACTATTTTAGAAGAGACTTATGAAGTAAATAGCGAGACTCCCCACGGTTTAGACCTACGATTGGTTCACCAAATCGTAAAGGCACATAATGGAGTCATTCAATTTTCCAATAGAAATCCCCATGGCTTTTCAGTTACAATTGAATTTCCAGCAAGACATGAATGA
- a CDS encoding response regulator transcription factor produces the protein MLDKSILIVDDEQDLLIMIKSIFMRAGYTNIITASSAKEALKMLSKKIPDMIILDIMMPEMDGFELLQEIRTVSKVPVLILTARGEAEDRFSGFELGADDYLVKPFLPKELLLRVNAILRRAYPKSNRIVVLDAVCVDLDLAEVIRENDRIPLTAKEYAIFLKLAENAGRIVTIGSLCQTACGEIWQGYENTLMTHIRHLREKIEKEPSAPVSLLTVKGLGYKLIVKEEY, from the coding sequence ATGTTAGACAAATCCATTCTTATTGTAGATGACGAACAGGATTTATTAATTATGATCAAATCCATTTTTATGCGGGCAGGTTACACGAATATCATTACTGCCTCTTCGGCAAAAGAAGCACTCAAAATGCTTTCTAAAAAAATACCTGATATGATTATCCTGGATATTATGATGCCAGAAATGGACGGCTTTGAACTGTTACAAGAAATCAGGACAGTCAGTAAGGTTCCTGTACTCATATTAACTGCCAGAGGTGAAGCTGAGGATCGATTTTCGGGCTTTGAACTTGGCGCAGATGATTATCTGGTTAAACCATTTTTACCCAAAGAACTTTTGTTGCGTGTTAACGCAATTTTGAGACGGGCATATCCTAAAAGTAATCGGATTGTCGTCCTTGATGCGGTATGTGTTGACTTAGATCTGGCAGAAGTAATACGAGAAAATGATAGAATTCCTCTCACTGCAAAAGAATATGCGATTTTTTTAAAATTAGCAGAAAATGCAGGGCGTATTGTTACAATTGGTTCTCTTTGTCAAACAGCATGCGGTGAGATTTGGCAAGGCTATGAAAATACCCTTATGACTCACATCAGACATCTTCGGGAAAAGATTGAGAAAGAACCCTCTGCCCCTGTTTCTTTACTCACTGTAAAAGGATTGGGTTATAAATTGATCGTGAAGGAGGAATATTAA
- a CDS encoding ABC transporter ATP-binding protein, translating to MNEYVIETENLIKQYGSQKSVDGLNMHVQRGRIYGLLGRNGAGKTTTMKMLLGLTKPTSGNIKIFGKDTGVHSREILPHIGSLIESPGFYPNLTATENLKIFADLRGLKKETYIKNALELVGLPYRDKKLFAQYSLGMKQRLAIALAVMHNPDLLILDEPTNGLDPIGIAEVRSFIRELCDLQGKTILLSSHILSEIAMLADDVGIIDHGVLLEEESLQELELKSQQYIHFTVSDSGRAAQILQNNFHTRNFKINDKNNIQLMDVHIPISSILREYIKQGLDVMDAHLYKEPLEDYFKRVTGGEGIA from the coding sequence ATGAATGAATATGTTATTGAAACAGAAAATTTGATAAAGCAATATGGTTCCCAGAAGAGTGTTGACGGCTTAAACATGCATGTTCAGCGAGGGCGTATTTATGGATTGCTTGGAAGAAATGGTGCCGGTAAAACAACTACGATGAAAATGCTTTTGGGGCTTACCAAACCAACATCTGGGAATATTAAGATCTTTGGGAAAGATACAGGTGTACACAGCAGGGAAATTTTGCCCCATATCGGCAGCTTAATTGAATCCCCGGGTTTTTATCCTAATCTGACCGCCACAGAAAATTTGAAGATATTTGCTGATCTTCGTGGTTTAAAAAAGGAGACCTACATCAAAAATGCATTAGAACTTGTTGGCTTGCCTTATCGTGATAAAAAACTGTTCGCACAGTATTCCCTTGGAATGAAGCAACGTTTGGCAATTGCTCTTGCAGTGATGCATAATCCTGATTTATTGATTCTGGATGAGCCAACCAATGGCCTTGATCCAATCGGAATTGCCGAAGTTCGTTCTTTTATCCGTGAACTTTGCGATCTACAGGGAAAAACGATTTTGCTTTCCAGTCATATTCTTTCTGAAATAGCTATGTTGGCAGATGATGTGGGAATTATCGATCATGGTGTGCTTTTGGAAGAAGAAAGTCTGCAAGAACTGGAATTGAAAAGTCAGCAATATATACACTTTACGGTATCGGACAGTGGTCGGGCAGCGCAAATTCTCCAAAACAACTTTCATACTCGTAATTTTAAAATAAATGATAAGAACAACATTCAGCTTATGGATGTTCATATTCCAATTTCATCAATCCTTAGAGAATATATCAAGCAGGGATTGGATGTTATGGATGCTCATCTATACAAGGAGCCATTGGAGGACTACTTTAAGAGAGTAACCGGAGGTGAGGGGATTGCTTAA
- a CDS encoding methyl-accepting chemotaxis protein, producing the protein MLNVKYGIKAKLILSFVSLIVSSLLLMGIIIYGVVANQTKKDYTSSIHRELVQVNTGIENQLTLIQENTLMLSQDSLLQELDSRITSYVDKEDPSGIVKMTPLENDPYEAEVYITLQKFTESHPEIQSISLGVEENGGYLRYPASDRKNGYDARTRDWYKLGLEHPDQPYLNTDVYFGSDGTNCIQSLSAIKNASGKVTGVISLDVHLDVLTKMIESIKIGKNGYVIMVDKNGTILANPKDESLVSKNISELNISQLEDLNNIKAPFEAKMSDGKDYYISIERPEDLNSSLDWIYVCFVEKSEFLSSAKSIGMITILFIAFFVTLSVVITILIAKKISNPITNIASYLRVMGNGDFSAEIDAKYLMSNSEIGEIAKSTKSMQVSLKEMLSTIQDYSNAINIKAENLHNVAETVASSSEEVASAAQEVSKGTEQQSNNLIDITNTLSNFARAIETMTITLTDIQEKANSINTLASEGNNNMGELVLSVESVGGSFKEFEEKIRVLGQNVKQINEITTLIDSIAEQTNLLALNAAIEAARAGESGKGFAVVADEIRKLAEQSKNSANEIAHLLSNITNDTGVILKNCDSMKVELDNQLTGINSTIKSFKEIVGEIENVIPEINKAYSSAKNINQEKENILERVESTSAISEETSAASEEIAASSEEMNATAVSLFSTVENLRDMAKDMINQVSKFKL; encoded by the coding sequence GTGTTGAATGTTAAATATGGTATTAAGGCTAAATTAATACTTAGCTTTGTTTCTTTAATTGTAAGTTCATTATTATTGATGGGTATAATCATTTATGGAGTAGTCGCTAATCAAACGAAAAAAGATTATACAAGTTCTATTCACAGGGAATTAGTTCAAGTGAATACTGGTATAGAAAACCAGTTGACATTAATTCAGGAAAATACGCTTATGTTATCACAGGATTCTCTTTTACAAGAACTGGACTCAAGAATAACTTCCTATGTTGATAAAGAAGATCCTTCTGGCATTGTTAAAATGACACCTCTGGAAAATGACCCTTATGAAGCAGAAGTATATATTACTTTGCAAAAGTTCACAGAATCTCACCCAGAAATACAAAGTATTTCATTAGGTGTTGAAGAAAATGGCGGATACCTTCGTTATCCAGCATCAGACAGGAAGAATGGATATGATGCAAGAACAAGGGATTGGTATAAACTAGGATTAGAACATCCAGATCAACCTTATTTGAATACGGATGTATATTTCGGGTCTGATGGTACCAACTGTATTCAATCACTTTCGGCCATAAAAAATGCTAGTGGTAAAGTTACAGGTGTTATAAGTCTGGACGTTCATCTCGATGTGTTAACGAAGATGATTGAGAGTATTAAAATAGGAAAAAACGGTTACGTTATTATGGTCGATAAAAATGGTACCATATTGGCAAATCCTAAAGACGAAAGTTTAGTTTCAAAAAATATCAGTGAGCTTAATATAAGTCAATTAGAGGATTTGAATAATATTAAAGCTCCGTTTGAAGCCAAAATGTCAGATGGCAAAGATTATTATATAAGCATTGAAAGACCTGAGGACCTAAATTCAAGTCTGGACTGGATTTACGTATGTTTTGTTGAGAAGTCTGAATTTTTGAGTAGTGCTAAAAGCATAGGTATGATAACAATTTTGTTTATTGCATTTTTTGTCACATTAAGCGTAGTAATAACCATTTTAATTGCTAAAAAAATTTCCAATCCAATAACTAATATCGCCAGTTATTTACGAGTAATGGGAAATGGTGATTTTTCAGCAGAAATAGATGCAAAGTATTTAATGAGTAATAGTGAAATAGGTGAAATCGCTAAATCCACTAAATCAATGCAGGTATCATTAAAAGAAATGCTATCAACAATTCAAGATTATTCTAATGCTATTAATATCAAAGCTGAAAATTTACATAATGTTGCTGAAACTGTGGCCAGTTCATCGGAAGAGGTTGCTAGTGCTGCTCAAGAAGTTTCTAAAGGTACAGAGCAACAGTCAAATAATCTAATAGATATTACTAATACACTTTCAAATTTTGCTAGAGCAATTGAAACAATGACGATAACATTAACGGATATACAAGAAAAAGCAAATTCGATTAATACATTGGCAAGTGAAGGAAACAACAATATGGGAGAACTTGTGTTATCCGTAGAAAGTGTAGGGGGAAGTTTTAAAGAATTTGAAGAAAAGATTAGAGTTTTAGGCCAAAATGTAAAGCAGATCAATGAGATTACTACTTTGATTGACAGCATAGCAGAACAAACGAATTTACTGGCGCTTAATGCAGCAATAGAAGCAGCCAGAGCAGGTGAATCGGGTAAAGGATTTGCTGTAGTAGCAGATGAAATAAGAAAACTAGCAGAGCAAAGCAAGAATTCTGCAAATGAAATTGCTCATCTATTAAGCAATATAACTAATGATACGGGTGTAATTCTAAAAAATTGCGACAGTATGAAGGTTGAATTGGATAATCAATTAACTGGAATTAACTCGACAATTAAGTCATTTAAAGAAATTGTCGGTGAAATTGAAAATGTAATTCCTGAAATTAACAAAGCATATTCTTCTGCCAAAAATATAAATCAAGAAAAAGAGAATATTTTAGAGAGAGTAGAAAGTACATCAGCTATTTCAGAAGAAACATCCGCAGCTTCAGAAGAAATAGCAGCTTCATCAGAAGAAATGAATGCAACTGCTGTTAGCTTATTCTCCACCGTAGAAAACTTAAGAGACATGGCTAAGGATATGATCAATCAGGTAAGTAAATTTAAATTATAG
- a CDS encoding arginase, translating into MEKCLLSIDWDYFIYSSKYYWGYYSENKKNLIDLWYKRYIQGKARGEDIQKAFHLSYEFYTFWSKIKKKFKFVKDIRVYVSDSHTMSYEIAHQNNCKTVYLFDFHADLGYGGFLSLDAEVNCSNWLGKLLKERLINKAVIFYSPHTIEKPEYFQSLNRIYNIRYYDFDNFNQCVVVAAIHICRSGTWTPPWFDDKFIQFIDGLGLSYEIVECPERKWDTAGISLSDQINYLLA; encoded by the coding sequence ATGGAAAAGTGCTTGCTATCCATAGATTGGGACTATTTTATCTATAGTTCAAAGTATTATTGGGGTTATTACTCAGAAAATAAGAAAAACCTGATTGACCTTTGGTATAAAAGATATATTCAGGGAAAAGCTCGGGGAGAAGATATTCAAAAAGCATTTCACCTTTCTTACGAATTTTATACATTCTGGAGCAAAATCAAGAAAAAATTTAAATTTGTAAAGGACATAAGAGTTTATGTTTCAGATTCTCATACCATGTCATATGAAATTGCACATCAAAATAACTGTAAAACAGTATACTTGTTTGATTTCCATGCGGATCTTGGGTATGGCGGATTTTTGTCTCTTGATGCTGAAGTTAATTGTTCCAATTGGCTTGGAAAACTTCTAAAGGAGCGGCTTATCAACAAAGCTGTTATTTTTTATAGCCCCCATACAATAGAGAAGCCAGAATATTTTCAATCGCTTAATCGTATTTATAACATCAGATATTATGATTTTGATAATTTCAATCAATGTGTTGTGGTGGCAGCAATTCATATATGCAGATCTGGAACATGGACCCCTCCATGGTTTGATGACAAGTTTATTCAATTTATTGATGGGTTGGGTCTGTCATATGAAATAGTGGAATGTCCGGAAAGAAAATGGGATACGGCTGGGATTAGTTTATCCGATCAGATTAATTATTTATTGGCATAG
- a CDS encoding PadR family transcriptional regulator: MIPFYILGLLQRFGPQHGYQIKKIIVEQLSDFTQIKLPTIYYHLEKMEKSGLLNACSEKSGSRPEKVIYSITDQGKEAFKNMMSELLEFEYRPLFSSDAVFFFSDYIETAEVFKHLIDYIDTLNKSISHLENHKKETLNLIPAEYRTMVSIIFSHHERHYKAELEWAEETLSSLKSSSF; encoded by the coding sequence ATGATCCCATTTTATATTCTTGGTTTACTTCAAAGATTTGGCCCCCAACATGGATATCAAATTAAAAAAATCATTGTAGAGCAGCTTTCTGATTTTACGCAAATTAAGCTGCCTACAATTTATTATCATCTCGAGAAAATGGAAAAAAGCGGTTTACTTAATGCATGCAGTGAAAAGTCAGGAAGCAGACCTGAAAAAGTTATTTATTCCATAACGGACCAAGGAAAAGAGGCATTTAAAAATATGATGTCCGAGTTACTTGAATTTGAGTATAGGCCGTTATTTTCTTCAGATGCTGTTTTTTTCTTTTCTGATTATATTGAAACAGCAGAAGTTTTTAAGCATTTAATAGATTATATAGACACCCTGAACAAATCAATATCTCATCTTGAAAACCATAAAAAAGAAACTTTAAATTTAATTCCAGCGGAATACAGAACCATGGTAAGTATTATCTTCAGCCATCATGAACGGCATTATAAGGCAGAACTTGAATGGGCTGAAGAAACATTGAGCAGTTTGAAAAGTAGTTCTTTTTAG
- a CDS encoding response regulator transcription factor encodes MYKILIIEDDRSLCNHIKEGISKWNFEGIGVQNFEEILQEFAKHNPHLVIMDINLPYFDGFYWCKKIRDLSNVPIIFLSSRDSNMDIVMAVNMGRDDYVTKPFSMDILLAKIQALIRRTYAYGQNDGQIIECNGTILNINDGTLTYNGEKIELTKNEFKILQLLMRNKGKIVSRDKIMRVLWESEFFISENTLTVNVNRLRSKLEDIGLKDFILTKKSQGYMIL; translated from the coding sequence ATGTATAAGATACTTATAATTGAAGACGACAGATCCCTTTGCAATCATATAAAAGAGGGCATTTCCAAGTGGAACTTTGAAGGTATTGGAGTCCAGAATTTTGAAGAAATTTTACAGGAATTTGCAAAACATAATCCACATTTGGTTATCATGGATATTAATTTACCCTATTTTGATGGATTTTACTGGTGTAAAAAGATTAGGGATCTTTCCAATGTTCCAATCATATTTCTTTCCTCAAGGGACAGCAATATGGATATCGTTATGGCGGTTAATATGGGGAGAGATGACTATGTGACTAAACCATTTTCTATGGACATTTTGCTGGCAAAAATTCAGGCCCTTATCAGAAGAACTTATGCTTACGGACAGAATGACGGGCAAATTATTGAATGTAACGGGACGATTTTGAATATTAATGACGGAACCCTTACCTATAATGGAGAGAAAATTGAACTTACCAAAAATGAATTTAAGATCCTTCAGTTGCTTATGAGAAATAAGGGGAAGATTGTATCCAGAGATAAAATAATGCGGGTACTTTGGGAAAGTGAATTTTTTATCAGTGAAAACACTTTAACAGTAAATGTTAACAGACTCAGAAGCAAATTAGAGGATATTGGCTTAAAGGATTTCATATTAACTAAAAAATCACAGGGGTATATGATACTATGA
- a CDS encoding sensor histidine kinase: MMLFKYLKDSHRTVLLFFFMLFIVDLTLISSIDLNKPLLDIIYLNILLFFAFLIFLIVDYAKWRNTYIGLKRAIEFEENLDHFAEEEGNRLEQMLIKEIIVLKNKEKLRETEELKRDLEEINDYITKWVHEIKIPLSVCELLAENIENEGMHDFSKELRWEIDRINFLVNQVLYMSKALNYSQDFIVEEIDLNSLVKNVIKSNMNAFISKKIELKINHLDFNIYTDRKWTYYVIEQIINNACKYVDVGGKIELNAEERDESIILSIRDNGIGIPAKDINRIFDKGFTGENGRKTSKSTGMGLYICKKVSEQLNFNIEVSSEVSKYTEFRIIFYKLSDYLNVIKM, from the coding sequence ATGATGCTATTTAAGTATTTAAAGGACTCGCACAGAACAGTTCTTTTATTCTTTTTTATGCTTTTCATCGTAGATTTAACATTAATCAGCAGTATAGATTTAAACAAACCACTATTGGATATTATTTATTTAAATATATTATTATTTTTTGCTTTTTTGATATTTTTGATTGTAGACTATGCAAAGTGGAGAAATACCTATATAGGACTAAAAAGAGCTATAGAATTTGAGGAAAATCTGGATCATTTTGCCGAGGAAGAAGGAAACCGACTGGAGCAGATGCTTATAAAAGAAATCATTGTTTTAAAAAATAAGGAAAAGTTGAGAGAGACGGAGGAGTTAAAAAGAGACTTAGAAGAAATAAATGATTACATAACAAAATGGGTTCATGAAATCAAAATACCTCTGTCAGTTTGTGAACTCTTAGCAGAAAATATAGAAAATGAAGGGATGCATGATTTTTCGAAAGAATTAAGATGGGAAATAGACAGGATTAATTTTCTAGTGAATCAAGTACTTTATATGAGCAAGGCGCTCAATTACAGTCAGGATTTTATAGTTGAAGAGATTGACTTAAACAGCCTGGTCAAAAATGTAATCAAGAGCAATATGAATGCATTTATATCTAAAAAAATAGAACTGAAAATTAATCATCTGGATTTTAATATATATACAGACAGAAAATGGACTTATTATGTCATAGAGCAGATTATCAACAATGCGTGTAAATATGTGGATGTAGGCGGAAAAATTGAATTGAATGCAGAGGAAAGGGATGAAAGCATAATACTTTCCATACGAGACAATGGAATAGGTATACCTGCAAAGGATATAAACAGGATTTTTGATAAAGGCTTTACAGGAGAAAATGGAAGAAAGACCAGTAAATCTACGGGTATGGGACTTTATATCTGCAAGAAGGTTTCAGAACAGCTTAATTTTAATATTGAAGTATCCTCTGAGGTTTCCAAATACACCGAATTCAGGATAATCTTTTACAAGTTGTCGGATTATTTAAACGTGATAAAAATGTAA
- a CDS encoding ABC transporter ATP-binding protein, translating into METVLETKDLRKEYGTKGMVFTAIDGIDLNVYKGEFLGIMGPSGAGKTTLLNVLSTIDRPTSGKIYYEGKDILIMRNRELSIFRRNNIGFLFQDYNLLDNMSIEDNIALPLALSNVNVKEIKEKVEKLSAFFGLKEQLKKYPYQLSGGQKQRAAAARALITSPSILFADEPTGALDSKSSQELLQCLLKMNEELKTTIIMVTHDAFAASYCKRILYLKDGKIHARLDKDSTRKEFFRRIIDFVGSMGGGLGEFI; encoded by the coding sequence ATGGAAACAGTACTTGAAACCAAGGATTTGAGAAAAGAGTATGGGACAAAAGGAATGGTTTTTACAGCTATAGATGGTATTGATCTTAATGTATACAAAGGGGAATTTTTAGGCATAATGGGTCCTTCAGGAGCGGGTAAGACCACTTTGTTAAATGTTTTATCCACTATTGACCGGCCTACATCAGGGAAAATATATTATGAAGGCAAAGACATTTTAATTATGAGAAATAGAGAACTTTCAATATTCAGAAGAAATAATATTGGATTTCTATTTCAAGATTATAACCTTTTAGACAATATGTCTATTGAAGATAACATCGCATTGCCTTTAGCTCTTTCAAATGTCAATGTAAAGGAAATCAAAGAAAAGGTAGAAAAGCTAAGTGCTTTTTTTGGCCTGAAGGAACAGCTGAAAAAATACCCTTATCAGCTGTCAGGAGGACAAAAACAAAGAGCGGCAGCAGCCAGAGCGCTCATTACCTCGCCATCTATACTTTTTGCAGATGAACCTACAGGAGCTTTGGATTCTAAGTCTTCACAGGAATTATTACAGTGTCTTTTGAAAATGAATGAGGAATTAAAGACAACGATTATAATGGTTACCCATGATGCTTTTGCGGCAAGCTATTGTAAGCGAATTCTATATTTGAAAGACGGTAAAATTCATGCAAGATTGGATAAAGATTCTACCAGAAAAGAGTTTTTCAGGAGAATTATTGACTTTGTTGGCTCCATGGGAGGTGGCTTAGGTGAGTTCATTTAA